One genomic window of Deltaproteobacteria bacterium includes the following:
- a CDS encoding nitronate monooxygenase translates to MGRNPLHTKLCDMLGIDFPIIAFTHCKDVVAAVVNAGGFAVLGEAMHTPDGIASDIRWIRSRVGDKPFGIDLVLPASAPDASTLEQLLAKIPDEHKRYAAYIKEKYNVPDPKGQQALHQWGGLTHEIARKQLDVILDERVPVFVSGLGSPAFMLKAAHERGMKVFGLIGKARQAKREIEAGVDVIIAQGYDAAGHTGPIGTFSIVPEVVAIAGDTPVVAAGGVTTGRHLAASICLGAAGVWTGTLWLAARESDNDMIIKEKLVAATADDTVYSKSVSGFAMRVLKCPWTEEWAKPEAPRVLNSPYQMLLSSDYIQGANDHRRADLMFEAAGQGVSFIDSMKPAKQIVNDMVEEALSVFEEITGESAGA, encoded by the coding sequence GTGGGCAGAAATCCGTTGCACACCAAGCTCTGCGACATGCTCGGGATCGACTTTCCGATCATCGCGTTCACCCACTGCAAGGACGTCGTGGCCGCCGTCGTCAACGCCGGCGGCTTCGCGGTCCTGGGCGAGGCGATGCACACGCCCGACGGCATCGCGTCCGACATCAGGTGGATCCGGAGCCGCGTCGGCGACAAGCCCTTCGGCATCGATCTCGTGCTGCCGGCTTCGGCGCCCGACGCTTCCACGCTGGAGCAACTTCTCGCCAAGATCCCCGACGAGCACAAGCGCTACGCCGCCTACATCAAGGAGAAGTACAACGTCCCCGACCCCAAGGGGCAACAGGCGTTGCATCAATGGGGCGGTCTGACGCACGAAATCGCGCGCAAGCAGCTCGACGTGATCCTCGACGAGCGCGTCCCGGTGTTCGTGTCCGGCCTCGGCAGCCCGGCGTTCATGCTGAAAGCGGCGCATGAGCGCGGCATGAAGGTGTTCGGCCTCATCGGGAAAGCGCGGCAGGCGAAGCGCGAGATCGAGGCCGGCGTGGACGTCATCATCGCGCAGGGCTACGACGCCGCCGGACACACGGGGCCGATCGGGACCTTTTCGATCGTTCCCGAGGTCGTGGCCATCGCGGGCGACACCCCGGTCGTCGCGGCGGGCGGCGTCACGACGGGACGGCACCTCGCGGCGTCGATATGCCTCGGCGCCGCGGGCGTCTGGACCGGGACCCTCTGGCTCGCGGCGCGGGAGTCCGACAACGACATGATCATCAAGGAGAAGCTCGTCGCGGCGACGGCCGACGACACGGTCTACTCGAAGAGCGTGTCGGGCTTCGCGATGCGCGTGCTCAAGTGCCCGTGGACGGAGGAATGGGCGAAGCCGGAGGCGCCGCGCGTCCTGAACTCGCCGTACCAGATGCTGCTGAGCTCCGACTACATCCAGGGGGCCAACGACCATCGGCGCGCCGATCTCATGTTCGAGGCCGCCGGGCAGGGCGTGAGCTTCATCGATTCGATGAAGCCGGCGAAGCAGATCGTCAACGACATGGTGGAGGAGGCGCTCTCGGTGTTCGAGGAGATCACCGGCGAGTCGGCCGGCGCCTGA
- a CDS encoding electron transfer flavoprotein subunit beta/FixA family protein has protein sequence MTLRIVVCAKEVLDPDAVNNYALEGRLVIGDDGKSLTQASIPRLMNAYDEQAIEAALRIREAGVACTVTVVSVGEAQDILKHAASLGIDEPVAIQADPAGLDHHGIAKLLAAFVRSRGGADLVLCGRQASDDDQGLVPALLAEYLGTPAVTIARSVEVTAAGEGFAVGVVRVTPDGDETVAVAAPAVVTISNELGQARYPTMAGRMAARKKKIGLVTPAELGIAAESLRPRVTLAKQFVPTVKSACEMIAGATPDTAAQALIARLRAENVLR, from the coding sequence ATGACGCTCCGGATCGTGGTCTGCGCGAAGGAGGTCCTCGACCCCGACGCGGTCAATAACTACGCGCTCGAGGGCCGACTCGTGATCGGTGACGACGGGAAGTCGTTGACCCAGGCGTCCATTCCGCGCCTCATGAACGCCTACGACGAGCAGGCGATCGAGGCGGCGCTCCGCATCCGCGAGGCGGGCGTGGCGTGTACGGTCACCGTCGTCTCGGTCGGCGAGGCTCAGGACATCCTGAAGCACGCGGCGTCGCTCGGGATCGACGAGCCCGTCGCGATCCAGGCGGATCCGGCGGGGCTCGATCATCACGGCATCGCGAAGCTCCTCGCCGCGTTCGTGCGGTCGCGGGGCGGAGCGGATCTGGTGCTCTGCGGGCGGCAGGCCTCCGACGACGACCAGGGCCTCGTGCCCGCGCTCCTCGCCGAGTACCTCGGGACGCCCGCGGTCACGATCGCGCGTTCGGTCGAGGTGACGGCGGCGGGTGAGGGCTTCGCGGTGGGGGTCGTGCGGGTGACGCCCGACGGCGACGAGACGGTTGCGGTCGCGGCGCCGGCGGTGGTGACGATCAGCAACGAGCTCGGCCAGGCGCGCTATCCGACGATGGCGGGGCGCATGGCGGCGCGGAAGAAGAAGATCGGGCTCGTGACGCCGGCGGAGCTCGGGATCGCGGCCGAGTCGCTGCGGCCGCGCGTCACCCTCGCGAAGCAGTTCGTGCCGACGGTCAAGAGCGCCTGCGAGATGATCGCCGGGGCGACGCCCGACACGGCCGCCCAGGCGCTGATCGCGCGCCTCCGCGCGGAGAACGTGCTCCGATGA
- a CDS encoding electron transfer flavoprotein subunit alpha/FixB family protein, giving the protein MTRVVVCTWGTSGGAEELLTLARGVATTVDATLGWLLLGPAPHDLTEIASRQDVPVVDHIEDDKLQSFGGDVAVAAIADYARQHDFRLLLVPQTFDARVLAPRLAARIDAGVVMNGVGVSVDGGALTVTASAYGGDTRVVYALAGEGRFVVGVSTSALAAEPAPKPATAVTKHCVVDLSGVAERVQVVARSEAAGPRIEEADVIVAGGRGLGEKANYRLVHELADALGGMAAASRPIVDEGWAEPARQVGLTGKITRPTLYIAAGISGASQHMVGCAAAKTLVAINRDPDAAIFRYARYGIVGDCLEILPALTRAVKG; this is encoded by the coding sequence ATGACCCGCGTCGTCGTCTGCACCTGGGGCACGAGCGGCGGCGCCGAGGAGCTGCTGACGCTCGCGCGCGGCGTCGCGACGACGGTCGACGCGACGCTCGGCTGGCTGCTCCTCGGGCCGGCGCCGCACGACCTGACGGAGATCGCGAGCCGGCAGGACGTGCCGGTCGTCGACCACATCGAGGACGACAAGCTGCAATCGTTCGGCGGCGACGTGGCGGTGGCGGCGATCGCCGACTACGCCAGGCAGCACGACTTCCGGCTGCTGCTCGTGCCGCAGACGTTCGACGCGCGGGTGCTCGCGCCGCGGCTCGCGGCCCGCATCGACGCGGGCGTCGTGATGAACGGCGTCGGCGTGAGCGTCGATGGCGGCGCGCTCACGGTGACGGCCTCGGCGTATGGGGGCGACACGCGAGTCGTCTACGCGCTCGCGGGCGAGGGGCGGTTCGTGGTCGGCGTGTCGACCAGCGCGCTCGCGGCGGAGCCGGCGCCGAAGCCCGCCACGGCGGTCACCAAGCATTGCGTCGTCGATCTCTCCGGCGTCGCGGAGCGAGTCCAGGTCGTGGCGCGGAGCGAAGCCGCCGGCCCGCGCATCGAGGAGGCCGACGTCATCGTGGCCGGCGGGCGCGGCCTCGGGGAGAAGGCCAACTACCGGCTGGTCCACGAGCTCGCGGACGCCCTCGGCGGCATGGCCGCCGCCTCGCGGCCGATCGTCGACGAGGGCTGGGCCGAGCCGGCCCGCCAGGTCGGGCTCACGGGCAAGATCACGCGGCCGACGCTCTACATCGCGGCCGGCATCTCGGGCGCGAGCCAGCACATGGTGGGCTGCGCCGCCGCGAAGACGCTGGTCGCGATCAACCGCGACCCCGACGCCGCGATCTTCCGCTACGCGCGCTACGGCATCGTGGGCGACTGCCTCGAGATCTTGCCGGCTCTGACCCGCGCGGTGAAAGGATAG
- a CDS encoding OB-fold domain-containing protein, which produces MADRIPVADGLFAETKDGARLIGSRCASCGTPYFPKVDWCRHPECAASKIEDAGFGPDGTIWSCAIQDYPPPAPAKFDKPYKPYAMAVVDLADGLRVLGQIKTDDIRSVKPDMKVTLVVDALCHDDAGNEVVTWKFEVNHA; this is translated from the coding sequence ATGGCTGACCGCATTCCCGTCGCCGACGGGCTCTTCGCCGAGACCAAGGACGGCGCGCGGCTCATCGGCTCGCGCTGCGCGTCCTGCGGCACGCCGTACTTCCCGAAGGTCGACTGGTGCCGGCACCCCGAGTGCGCGGCGTCGAAGATCGAGGACGCGGGCTTCGGTCCGGACGGCACGATCTGGAGCTGCGCGATCCAGGACTATCCGCCGCCCGCGCCGGCCAAGTTCGACAAGCCCTACAAGCCGTACGCGATGGCGGTCGTGGATCTCGCCGACGGGCTCCGCGTGCTCGGGCAGATCAAGACCGACGACATCCGCAGCGTGAAGCCCGACATGAAGGTCACGCTCGTCGTCGACGCGCTCTGCCACGACGACGCCGGCAACGAGGTCGTCACCTGGAAGTTCGAGGTCAACCATGCGTGA
- a CDS encoding transporter, producing MREVAVIGLGMHPWGKFGDKSVQQLCRVAVDAALKDAGVAWRDIEAVAAASSRFSGGRGWGLNGNDVIDDMGATGIPVYNLSAGCAAGGNAFNVGTMLVASGQHDMVLVVGGEKMPKGFIQTSGVEETTDPEYLRQVCIGVPGPTFWAFMCRRRMADHGTTEEQLAKIAVKARKLAVHNPNARFRKETSVEEVMGSALVSYPLRLFEICPVSDGAAAVVICSAEKARRLTTRPLWVAASAIATARFDDGIPRGLAGAVPKDGKAYHSEAAAAVRKAMEKAAIGPEGIDLIELQDNTVYYELSFPEEWGFCEPGEAEHLLESGATLPTGRLPINPSGGFISFGEATTAQGLFQICELGWQLRGEAGGRQVPDAKVGLAQTLGLGGNGSGTILKR from the coding sequence ATGCGTGAGGTCGCCGTCATCGGCCTCGGGATGCATCCCTGGGGCAAGTTCGGAGACAAGTCGGTGCAGCAGCTCTGCCGCGTCGCCGTCGACGCCGCCTTGAAGGATGCCGGCGTCGCGTGGCGCGACATCGAGGCCGTCGCGGCGGCGAGCTCGAGGTTCTCGGGGGGTCGCGGCTGGGGACTCAACGGCAACGACGTCATCGACGACATGGGCGCGACCGGCATCCCCGTGTACAACCTCTCGGCCGGGTGCGCGGCGGGCGGCAACGCCTTCAACGTCGGGACGATGCTCGTCGCGAGCGGACAGCACGACATGGTGCTGGTCGTCGGCGGCGAGAAGATGCCGAAGGGATTCATCCAGACCTCCGGCGTGGAGGAGACCACCGACCCGGAGTATCTCCGCCAGGTCTGCATCGGCGTTCCCGGCCCTACGTTCTGGGCGTTCATGTGCCGCCGCCGCATGGCGGACCATGGCACCACCGAGGAGCAGCTCGCGAAGATCGCCGTGAAGGCGCGGAAGCTCGCCGTTCACAATCCCAACGCCCGCTTCCGCAAGGAGACGAGCGTGGAGGAGGTCATGGGTTCGGCGCTCGTGAGCTACCCGCTCCGGCTTTTCGAGATCTGCCCCGTGAGCGACGGCGCCGCCGCGGTCGTGATCTGCTCGGCCGAGAAGGCCCGCCGGCTCACCACCAGGCCGCTCTGGGTCGCGGCGAGCGCGATCGCGACCGCGCGCTTCGACGACGGCATCCCGCGCGGACTCGCCGGCGCGGTGCCGAAGGATGGCAAGGCGTACCACAGCGAGGCCGCGGCCGCCGTCCGCAAGGCGATGGAGAAGGCCGCGATCGGTCCTGAGGGCATCGACCTGATCGAGCTCCAGGACAACACCGTCTACTACGAGCTCTCCTTCCCGGAGGAATGGGGCTTCTGCGAGCCCGGCGAGGCGGAGCACCTCCTCGAGAGCGGCGCGACCTTGCCGACCGGCCGGTTGCCGATCAACCCGAGCGGCGGCTTCATCTCGTTCGGCGAAGCGACGACCGCGCAGGGGCTCTTCCAGATCTGCGAGCTCGGCTGGCAGCTCCGCGGTGAGGCGGGCGGCCGCCAGGTGCCGGACGCCAAGGTGGGCCTGGCGCAGACGCTCGGGCTCGGCGGCAACGGGTCAGGGACGATCCTCAAGCGCTGA
- the phoU gene encoding phosphate signaling complex protein PhoU — MAAHTDRQYEEELNDLRQRILSMGGLVEKQIAKAIEALVRRDRPLAEATIQKDAEVNALDGEIDDMCLRLLALRQPAGRDLRFITTALKITTDLERLGDRAVSISERAVELAAEPPLKPYIDIPRMADIALGMLRQSLDAFVREDPDMALAVCRSDDEVDKLNGQIFRELLSYMIEDPHTITRAMRILFVSKYLERIADHATNIAEMVVFMVKGQSIRHATVPPSV, encoded by the coding sequence ATGGCCGCACACACCGACCGCCAGTATGAAGAAGAGCTGAACGACCTCCGGCAGCGTATCCTGTCGATGGGCGGCCTCGTCGAGAAGCAGATCGCGAAGGCGATCGAGGCCCTCGTCCGACGCGATCGTCCCCTCGCCGAAGCGACGATCCAGAAGGACGCCGAGGTGAATGCCCTCGACGGCGAGATCGACGACATGTGCCTCCGGCTGCTCGCCCTCCGCCAGCCCGCCGGGCGCGACCTCCGCTTCATCACGACCGCCCTCAAGATCACCACCGACCTCGAGCGCCTCGGCGACCGCGCCGTGAGCATCAGCGAGCGCGCGGTCGAGCTCGCCGCCGAGCCTCCACTGAAGCCCTACATCGACATCCCCCGCATGGCGGACATCGCGCTCGGCATGCTGCGCCAGAGCCTCGACGCCTTCGTGCGCGAGGACCCGGACATGGCCCTCGCGGTCTGCCGGAGCGACGACGAAGTCGACAAGCTGAACGGCCAGATCTTCCGCGAGCTGCTCTCGTACATGATCGAGGACCCCCACACGATCACGCGCGCGATGCGCATCCTCTTCGTGTCGAAGTACCTGGAGCGCATCGCCGACCACGCGACGAACATCGCGGAGATGGTGGTCTTCATGGTCAAGGGCCAGAGCATCCGGCACGCCACGGTGCCGCCCTCGGTTTGA
- a CDS encoding phosphate ABC transporter ATP-binding protein: MNDVSPNKLEVAGLRAWFGTTQALHDIDLVLPEHRVTAIIGPSGCGKSTFIRCLNRMHETVPGARVAGRVLLDGEDIYGPGVDPVSVRGRVGMVFQRPNPFPTMSIFDNVAAGLRLNGIRRDRDELAGIVEQSLRQAALWDEVKDGLRASGVSISGGQQQRLCIARTLAVAPEVVLMDEPCSALDPIATTKIEALIHELREKYTIVIVTHSMQQAARVSDYTAFMYLGRLVEFGPTQKVFTTPARKETEDYITGRFG, translated from the coding sequence ATGAACGACGTCAGTCCCAATAAGCTCGAGGTCGCCGGGCTACGCGCCTGGTTCGGGACCACCCAGGCCCTCCACGACATCGATCTCGTGCTGCCCGAGCACCGGGTCACGGCGATCATCGGGCCCTCGGGCTGCGGCAAATCGACGTTCATCCGGTGCTTGAACCGCATGCACGAGACGGTCCCGGGCGCGCGCGTCGCCGGACGGGTGCTGCTCGACGGCGAGGACATCTACGGTCCCGGCGTCGACCCCGTCTCCGTCCGCGGGCGGGTCGGCATGGTCTTCCAGCGCCCGAATCCCTTCCCCACGATGTCCATTTTCGACAATGTCGCGGCCGGGCTCCGCTTGAACGGCATCCGTCGGGACCGCGACGAGCTCGCGGGCATCGTGGAGCAGAGCCTCCGCCAGGCCGCCCTCTGGGACGAGGTGAAGGACGGCCTGCGCGCCTCGGGCGTCAGCATCTCGGGCGGTCAGCAGCAACGGCTCTGCATCGCACGCACCCTGGCGGTCGCTCCCGAGGTCGTCCTCATGGACGAGCCCTGCTCCGCCCTCGACCCGATCGCCACCACCAAGATCGAGGCGTTGATCCACGAGCTGCGCGAGAAGTACACGATCGTGATCGTCACCCACAGCATGCAGCAGGCAGCCCGCGTCTCGGACTACACCGCCTTCATGTACCTCGGCCGGCTCGTCGAGTTCGGACCCACGCAGAAGGTGTTCACGACGCCGGCACGGAAGGAAACCGAGGACTACATCACGGGTCGCTTCGGGTAA
- the pstA gene encoding phosphate ABC transporter permease PstA — translation MTLRSRRFVDRLASALAAACTTALLLPLVLILGDLLARGVGALDLGLFMHLPRPVGETGGGMANAIVGSLTLVALAAALGLPIGVLTGVYLAEHRRTPFGATVRFCADVLNGVPSIVIGIYVYTLVVLPMKGFSGYAGGIALAVIMLPIVARTTEEMIRLVPTSLREASLALGVPMWRTTVSVVLRTARGGILTGMILAIARVAGETAPLIFTAFGNQYWQSGLGGPIASLPVQIYTYAISPFDDWHRQAWAGALVLMTLIGATSLSVRLLTRGKIAHGR, via the coding sequence ATGACGCTCCGTTCGCGCCGCTTCGTAGATCGCCTCGCCTCGGCCCTCGCCGCCGCCTGCACGACGGCCTTGCTGCTCCCGCTCGTCCTGATCCTCGGCGATCTTCTCGCACGCGGCGTGGGCGCGCTCGACCTCGGGCTCTTCATGCACCTGCCGAGGCCGGTCGGGGAGACGGGCGGCGGCATGGCCAACGCGATCGTCGGCAGCTTGACCCTCGTCGCGCTCGCCGCCGCGCTCGGCCTCCCGATCGGCGTGCTCACCGGGGTCTACCTCGCCGAGCACCGCCGCACGCCGTTCGGCGCGACCGTCCGCTTCTGCGCCGACGTACTGAACGGCGTCCCCTCGATCGTGATCGGCATCTACGTCTACACGCTGGTGGTCCTACCGATGAAGGGCTTCTCGGGGTACGCCGGAGGGATCGCGCTCGCCGTCATCATGCTCCCGATCGTCGCCCGGACGACGGAGGAGATGATTCGCCTCGTGCCGACCTCGCTCCGCGAAGCGTCGCTCGCGCTCGGTGTTCCCATGTGGCGGACGACCGTCTCGGTGGTGCTCCGCACCGCGCGCGGCGGCATCCTCACCGGCATGATACTCGCGATCGCGCGCGTCGCCGGCGAGACCGCGCCCCTCATCTTCACCGCCTTCGGCAACCAGTACTGGCAGAGCGGCCTCGGCGGACCGATCGCGTCCCTCCCGGTCCAGATCTACACCTACGCGATCTCGCCCTTCGACGACTGGCATCGTCAGGCATGGGCCGGAGCGCTGGTCCTCATGACGTTGATCGGCGCCACCAGCCTTTCGGTCCGATTGCTGACCCGTGGGAAGATCGCGCACGGACGATGA
- the pstC gene encoding phosphate ABC transporter permease subunit PstC gives MTLHAAPVSAPTALERGAAAPGVTIRVDVGPLLPRRGRANVGDTVFRALTAAGAWSLVAVLLSIVAILVWKSADAVRTFGWGFLSEQTWDPVANEYGALPFIYGTLASSLLALLQAVPLGVGTAIFLSEMAPSWLRTPVAFLVELLAAIPSVVYGLWGIFVLVPWVRSTVAPALTHTLGFLPFFQGPSYGVGMLTASMVLAVMIVPYITSVAVEVFRTVPVAQREGALALGATRWEMIRMGVLPYGRAGVIGAIMLGLGRALGETMAVTMVIGNRPEIAVSFFAPGSTMASVIANEFAEATSELYVQVLVEIGLVLLVVTMLVNVLARLLIWRVGDGGGGSGH, from the coding sequence ATGACGCTCCACGCCGCGCCCGTTTCCGCTCCGACCGCTCTGGAGCGTGGCGCCGCCGCGCCCGGCGTGACGATCCGGGTGGACGTCGGTCCGCTCCTGCCGAGGCGGGGCCGGGCAAACGTCGGCGACACCGTGTTCCGCGCGCTCACCGCGGCAGGCGCGTGGTCGCTCGTCGCCGTCCTGCTCTCGATCGTGGCGATCCTCGTCTGGAAGTCGGCGGACGCGGTACGCACCTTCGGATGGGGGTTCCTGTCGGAGCAGACGTGGGATCCGGTCGCGAACGAATACGGAGCGCTCCCCTTCATCTACGGGACGCTCGCTTCGTCGCTCCTCGCGCTGCTGCAGGCCGTCCCGCTCGGCGTCGGAACGGCGATCTTCCTCAGTGAAATGGCTCCGTCGTGGCTGCGGACGCCCGTCGCGTTCCTGGTGGAGCTCCTCGCCGCGATCCCGAGCGTCGTCTACGGCCTGTGGGGCATCTTCGTCCTCGTGCCATGGGTGCGGAGCACCGTCGCCCCCGCGCTCACCCACACCCTCGGCTTCCTGCCCTTCTTCCAGGGGCCGAGCTACGGGGTCGGCATGCTCACCGCCTCGATGGTGCTCGCCGTGATGATCGTGCCGTACATCACGTCGGTTGCGGTCGAGGTATTCCGCACGGTGCCGGTCGCGCAACGCGAGGGGGCCCTCGCCCTCGGGGCCACGCGCTGGGAGATGATCCGCATGGGCGTCCTGCCGTACGGCCGCGCCGGCGTGATCGGCGCGATCATGCTCGGACTCGGACGAGCGCTCGGAGAAACCATGGCCGTCACGATGGTGATCGGCAATCGTCCAGAGATCGCCGTCTCCTTCTTCGCTCCAGGGAGCACGATGGCAAGCGTCATCGCAAACGAGTTCGCCGAAGCGACCTCCGAGCTGTACGTCCAGGTCCTGGTCGAGATCGGCCTCGTGCTCCTGGTCGTGACCATGCTCGTGAACGTGCTGGCGCGTCTCCTGATCTGGCGCGTGGGTGACGGCGGCGGCGGCTCGGGGCACTGA
- the pstS gene encoding phosphate ABC transporter substrate-binding protein PstS — protein sequence MRPLVRLLAITSAALWLATGSAQAQLQLNGAGATFPYPMYSKWFSLYGAIDPTSRFNYQSIGSGGGIKQISEQTVDFGATDGPMSDEQLRAAKGGPVLHVPTVMGAVVLTYNVEGLPELKLTPEIVADVFLGRIVKWNDGAIAAANPGAALPAQDIVVVHRSDGSGTTYIFTDYLSKVSRAWLDTVGRGTAVRWPVGLGGKGNEGVTGLVKQTPFSLGYVELVYALSNQLPFAAVKNRAGQLVTPTLASVTAAAADTAVEMPNDFRMSITDASGAEAYPIAGMTWLLVYEKQADAAKGAKLLAFLDWALTEGQNAAAPLNYAPLPPAVAAKARAALARITMADGRPLAGK from the coding sequence ATGCGGCCGCTGGTTCGACTTCTCGCGATCACCAGCGCGGCGCTCTGGCTCGCCACCGGCTCCGCCCAGGCGCAGCTCCAGCTGAACGGCGCCGGGGCGACCTTTCCCTACCCGATGTACTCGAAGTGGTTCAGCCTCTACGGCGCGATCGATCCGACCTCACGCTTCAACTACCAGTCGATCGGCAGCGGCGGCGGGATCAAGCAGATCAGCGAGCAGACCGTCGACTTCGGCGCGACCGACGGGCCGATGAGCGACGAGCAGCTGCGCGCCGCCAAGGGTGGCCCGGTCCTGCATGTCCCGACGGTGATGGGCGCCGTCGTGCTCACCTACAACGTCGAAGGACTCCCGGAACTCAAGCTGACGCCCGAGATCGTCGCCGACGTCTTCCTCGGCCGCATCGTCAAGTGGAACGACGGCGCGATCGCGGCGGCCAACCCCGGCGCGGCGCTACCGGCGCAGGACATCGTCGTCGTCCATCGCTCGGACGGCAGCGGCACGACCTACATCTTCACGGACTACCTGAGCAAGGTGAGCCGGGCCTGGCTCGACACGGTGGGCCGCGGGACGGCGGTCCGCTGGCCGGTCGGCCTCGGCGGCAAGGGCAACGAAGGCGTCACCGGCCTCGTCAAGCAGACGCCCTTCTCGCTCGGCTACGTCGAACTCGTCTACGCGCTCTCGAACCAACTCCCCTTCGCGGCGGTGAAGAATCGGGCCGGCCAGCTCGTCACGCCCACTCTCGCGTCCGTGACGGCGGCAGCCGCCGATACCGCGGTCGAGATGCCGAACGACTTCCGCATGTCGATCACCGACGCCTCGGGTGCCGAAGCCTACCCGATCGCCGGCATGACCTGGCTCCTCGTCTACGAGAAGCAGGCCGATGCCGCGAAGGGAGCGAAGCTCCTCGCCTTCCTCGACTGGGCGCTGACCGAGGGCCAGAACGCCGCCGCGCCGCTCAACTACGCGCCGCTGCCGCCCGCCGTCGCCGCGAAGGCGCGCGCCGCGCTCGCCAGGATCACGATGGCCGACGGGAGACCGCTCGCCGGGAAATGA